The proteins below are encoded in one region of Pongo pygmaeus isolate AG05252 chromosome 20, NHGRI_mPonPyg2-v2.0_pri, whole genome shotgun sequence:
- the LOC129019654 gene encoding interferon lambda-1 has product MAAAWTVVLVTLVLGLAVAGPVPTSKPTTTGKGCHIDRFKSLSPQELASFKKARDALEESLKLKNWSCSSPVFPGNWDLRLLQVRERPVALEAELALTLKVLEAAAGPALEDVLDQPLHTLHHILSQLQACIQAQPTAGPRPRGRLHHWLHRLQEAPKKESPGCLEASVTFNLFRLLTRDLKCVANGDLCLRTSTHSEST; this is encoded by the exons ATGGCTGCAGCTTGGACTGTGGTGCTGGTGACTTTGGTGCTAGGCTTGGCCGTGGCAGGCCCTGTCCCCACTTCCAAGCCCACCACAACCGGGAAGGGCTGCCACATTGACAGGTTCAAATCTCTGTCACCGCAGGAGCTAGCGAGCTTCAAGAAGGCCAGGGACGCCTTG GAAGAGTCACTCAAGCTGAAAAACTGGAGTTGCAGCTCTCCTGTCTTCCCCGGGAATTGGGACCTGAGGCTTCTCCAG GTGAGAGAGCGCCCTGTGGCCTTGGAGGCTGAGCTGGCCCTGACGCTGAAGGTCCTGGAGGCCGCTGCTGGCCCAGCCCTGGAGGACGTCCTAGACCAGCCCCTTCACACCCTGCACCACATCCTCTCCCAGCTCCAGGCCTGT ATCCAGGCTCAGCCCACGGCAGGGCCCAGGCCCCGGGGCCGCCTCCACCACTGGCTGCACCGGCTCCAGGAGGCCCCCAAAAAG GAGTCCCCTGGCTGCCTGGAGGCGTCTGTCACCTTCAACCTCTTCCGCCTCCTCACGCGAGACCTCAAATGTGTGGCCAATGGGGACCTGTGTCTGAGAACGTCAACCCACTCCGAGTCCACCTGA
- the LOC129019655 gene encoding interferon lambda-3 → MKLDMTGGCMPVLVLMAAVLTVTGAVPVARLRGALPDARGCHIAQFKSLSPQELQAFKRAKDALEESLLLKDCRCRSRLFPRTWDLRQLQVRERPMALEAELALTLKVLEAATDTDPALVDVLDQPLHTLHHILSQLRTCIQPQPTAGPRTRGRLHHWLHRLQEAPKKESPGCLEASVTFNLFRLLTRDLNCVASGDLCV, encoded by the exons ATGAAACTAG acatgactgggggctgcatgccaGTGCTGGTGCTGATGGCCGCAGTGCTGACTGTGACTGGAGCAGTTCCTGTCGCCAGGCTCCGTGGGGCTCTCCCAGATGCAAGGGGCTGCCACATAGCCCAGTTCAAGTCCCTGTCTCCACAGGAGCTGCAGGCCTTTAAGAGGGCCAAAGATGCCTTA GAAGAGTCACTTCTGCTGAAGGACTGCAGGTGCCGCTCCCGCCTCTTCCCCAGGACCTGGGACCTGAGGCAGCTGCAG GTGAGGGAGCGCCCCATGGCTTTGGAGGCTGAGCTGGCCCTGACGCTGAAGGTTCTGGAGGCCGCCACTGACACCGACCCAGCCCTGGTGGATGTCTTGGACCAGCCCCTTCACACCCTGCACCACATCCTCTCCCAGCTCCGGACCTGT ATCCAGCCTCAGCCCACGGCAGGGCCCAGGACCCGGGGCCGCCTCCACCATTGGCTGCACCGGCTCCAGGAGGCCCCAAAAAAG GAGTCCCCTGGCTGCCTCGAGGCCTCTGTCACCTTCAACCTCTTCCGCCTCCTCACGCGAGACCTGAATTGTGTCGCCAGTGGGGACTTGTGTGTCTGA